One genomic window of Trichlorobacter lovleyi includes the following:
- a CDS encoding NADH-quinone oxidoreductase subunit C → MNESLRLIYNGRAVACSDIPCCDQDRFLQTILDMTGRGWRVSSYCGFPADEATTLYCLLASPGDGVLGIMQTVCNGTEFPSLAVQCPQLQLFEREIAEQCGIRFVGHPWFKPVRFVRSAVSGRDAWDRPDGQPLQVGVMEYYRVEGEEIHEVAVGPVHAGVIEPGHFRFQCHGEQVFHLEISLGYQHRGIEQLLANGPHPQTLRQMEAIAGDTSIGHGLAYCMVLESLSKTRPPAAAHAVRGIALELERLANHSGDLGAIAGDVGYLPTSSFCGRIRGDFLNMSAFICGSRFGRGLLKPGGTVFGLDQAQREELQKRLATARLELTSAIELLWSTPSVMSRLEGTGVVSPETASELGLVGPAARACGLKRDVRSDYPFGIYRMAQVPIITAHHGDVCSRSTVRWQECQKSLDFCVEQLRQLPSGAHAADLGTLQPDQLVVALTEGWRGEICHLAITGPDGRFKQYKVCDPSFHNWQGLAMALRNEQISDFPLCNKSFNLSYCGFDL, encoded by the coding sequence ATGAACGAGAGCCTGCGCCTGATCTACAATGGCCGTGCGGTTGCCTGCAGCGATATCCCCTGTTGCGACCAGGATCGTTTTCTGCAGACCATCCTCGATATGACCGGCCGCGGCTGGCGGGTCAGCAGCTACTGCGGCTTCCCGGCCGATGAGGCAACCACCCTGTACTGCCTGCTGGCCTCCCCCGGCGACGGTGTGCTGGGGATCATGCAGACCGTCTGCAACGGCACGGAGTTTCCCTCCCTTGCGGTCCAGTGTCCCCAGCTGCAGCTGTTTGAAAGGGAGATTGCAGAGCAGTGCGGCATCCGTTTTGTCGGGCACCCCTGGTTCAAGCCGGTCCGTTTTGTCCGTTCAGCGGTGAGCGGGCGGGATGCCTGGGACCGCCCTGATGGGCAGCCGCTGCAGGTCGGGGTGATGGAGTACTACCGGGTGGAGGGTGAAGAGATCCATGAGGTGGCGGTCGGTCCGGTCCATGCCGGGGTGATCGAGCCGGGGCATTTCCGCTTCCAGTGTCACGGGGAACAGGTCTTTCACCTTGAGATATCACTGGGGTATCAGCACCGCGGTATTGAACAGCTGCTGGCCAACGGACCCCATCCCCAAACCCTGCGCCAGATGGAGGCGATTGCCGGTGATACCAGCATCGGCCATGGTCTGGCCTACTGCATGGTGCTTGAATCGTTGTCCAAAACCCGTCCGCCGGCAGCTGCCCATGCCGTGCGGGGGATTGCCCTCGAGCTGGAGCGGTTGGCCAATCATAGCGGTGACCTGGGGGCGATTGCCGGTGATGTGGGCTACCTGCCAACCTCCTCGTTCTGTGGCCGGATCCGGGGCGACTTCCTCAATATGAGCGCCTTTATCTGCGGCAGCCGTTTTGGCCGCGGGCTGCTGAAACCGGGCGGTACCGTCTTCGGTCTGGATCAGGCGCAGCGTGAAGAACTGCAAAAGCGCCTGGCAACGGCGCGGCTGGAGCTGACCAGTGCCATTGAGCTGCTCTGGAGTACCCCGTCGGTCATGTCCCGTCTGGAAGGGACCGGTGTCGTGTCGCCGGAGACGGCCAGTGAGCTTGGACTGGTGGGGCCCGCTGCCCGGGCCTGCGGGTTGAAGCGGGATGTGCGCTCCGACTATCCCTTCGGGATCTATCGCATGGCCCAGGTACCGATCATTACTGCCCACCATGGCGATGTCTGCAGCCGCAGCACGGTGCGCTGGCAGGAGTGCCAGAAGTCGCTTGATTTTTGTGTGGAACAGCTGCGTCAGCTGCCGTCAGGGGCACACGCTGCAGATCTCGGGACGCTGCAGCCCGATCAGCTGGTGGTGGCCCTGACCGAAGGCTGGCGGGGCGAGATCTGCCACCTGGCCATTACCGGGCCGGACGGCCGCTTCAAACAGTACAAGGTCTGCGACCCCTCCTTCCAC
- a CDS encoding proton-conducting transporter membrane subunit — MIHLLVLLPLLGGLTAWLIPSNRLRPLLLPAIALPHLALSLYLIASATPAQHGGWIWLDPLGKITLLAISTLFCVCAVYAVGYLAYRQERSNRVLCLGLLVCLAAMSLVTLCQHLGLLWVAVETTTVSMAPLIYFNRNARSIEATWKYLLICSVGIALALLGLLFLAYATHVAHQDATLLLPDLLEDARLLNRGWLHAAFIFLLVGYGSKLGLAPLHTWKPDAYGEAPGLVGALLAGGLVNCAFLAILRVYQVCLASVAELLFFQQVLVGLGLLSMAVAAIFMARQHDFKRMLAYSSVEHVGILAIGLGIGKGALFGVLFHLINNGLTKGVLFLSSGNIHRSYGGKTTEIVQGALTRLPWSGGLFLAGFIAITGSPPFSPFVSEFSIVSSIFVERRYLVGGLFLLFLAVIFIGMALTVLPMVMGSPRTDLGKSEYHDRLLTVGPPLVMLLVIVWLGVWPPEALLQLLKDGAAMLEVRP, encoded by the coding sequence ATGATCCATCTGCTTGTCCTGCTGCCGCTGCTGGGGGGACTGACCGCCTGGCTGATACCGAGCAACCGTCTGCGTCCGCTCCTGCTGCCTGCCATTGCCCTGCCGCATCTGGCCCTAAGCCTCTACCTGATCGCTTCAGCGACACCGGCGCAGCATGGCGGCTGGATCTGGCTTGACCCGCTGGGCAAGATCACCCTGCTGGCAATCAGCACCCTGTTTTGCGTGTGTGCCGTCTATGCGGTCGGCTACCTGGCCTATCGTCAGGAACGTTCCAACCGGGTACTCTGCCTGGGGCTGCTGGTCTGTCTGGCAGCCATGTCGCTGGTGACCCTCTGCCAGCACCTGGGGCTGCTCTGGGTGGCGGTTGAGACCACCACCGTATCCATGGCGCCGCTGATCTATTTTAACCGCAATGCCCGTTCCATCGAGGCCACCTGGAAATATCTGCTGATCTGCTCGGTGGGGATCGCCCTGGCCCTGCTGGGGCTGTTGTTTCTGGCCTACGCCACCCATGTTGCCCATCAGGATGCCACCCTGCTGCTCCCTGATCTGCTGGAGGATGCCAGGCTGTTAAATCGCGGCTGGCTGCATGCCGCCTTTATCTTCCTGCTGGTGGGATACGGCTCCAAGCTGGGGCTGGCGCCGCTGCATACCTGGAAGCCGGATGCCTACGGCGAGGCCCCGGGTCTGGTGGGGGCGCTGCTGGCCGGCGGTCTGGTCAACTGTGCCTTTCTGGCCATCCTGCGGGTCTATCAGGTCTGCCTGGCCTCGGTGGCCGAGCTGCTGTTCTTTCAGCAGGTACTGGTGGGGCTGGGGCTGCTCTCCATGGCGGTGGCTGCCATCTTCATGGCCCGCCAGCATGACTTCAAGCGGATGCTGGCCTACTCCAGTGTTGAGCATGTCGGTATCCTGGCCATCGGCCTGGGGATCGGTAAAGGGGCCCTGTTCGGGGTGCTGTTTCACCTGATCAACAACGGTCTGACCAAGGGGGTGCTGTTTCTCTCCTCCGGCAATATCCACCGTTCCTATGGCGGCAAGACCACTGAGATCGTACAGGGGGCCCTGACCCGGCTGCCCTGGTCAGGCGGGCTCTTTCTGGCGGGATTCATCGCCATTACCGGTTCACCGCCGTTCTCTCCCTTTGTGAGTGAGTTTTCCATTGTCAGCAGTATCTTTGTCGAACGCCGCTACCTGGTGGGGGGGCTGTTTCTGTTGTTCCTGGCCGTGATCTTTATCGGTATGGCCCTGACCGTGCTGCCGATGGTGATGGGCAGCCCACGCACTGACCTGGGAAAAAGCGAGTACCATGACCGGCTGCTGACGGTGGGGCCGCCGCTGGTGATGCTGCTGGTAATTGTCTGGTTGGGGGTCTGGCCGCCGGAGGCGCTGCTGCAACTGCTCAAGGATGGGGCTGCCATGCTGGAGGTGCGGCCATGA
- a CDS encoding hydrogenase translates to MVSFADQLLVLVMLINFIMLGSSRLAFAIRAVAVQGVVLGIIPGLLHPFSGHLLAITVSIILAKGMVIPYLINDAVRKAQIRREVEPFLGYVPTLLLGAVFTALAFVFAQKLPLAPEHRDLLFVPASIATLMTGFLILTTRKKAISQVIGYLVLENGIFIFGLLLAEAMPFMVEAGALLDLLVGIFVMGIVINHISREFSSVDTSRLQALREE, encoded by the coding sequence ATGGTATCTTTTGCCGATCAACTGCTGGTGCTGGTGATGCTGATCAACTTCATCATGCTCGGTTCCAGCCGTCTGGCCTTTGCCATCCGGGCTGTGGCGGTTCAGGGGGTGGTGCTGGGGATCATACCCGGGCTGCTGCATCCCTTTTCCGGGCATTTGCTGGCCATTACGGTCAGTATCATCCTGGCCAAGGGGATGGTGATCCCGTATCTGATCAATGATGCGGTCCGGAAGGCCCAGATCCGGCGTGAGGTTGAGCCGTTTCTCGGCTATGTGCCGACCTTGCTGCTGGGGGCCGTCTTTACGGCCCTGGCCTTTGTGTTTGCCCAGAAACTGCCGTTGGCGCCGGAACACCGTGACCTGCTGTTCGTACCGGCCTCGATAGCCACCCTGATGACCGGATTTCTGATCCTGACCACCCGTAAAAAGGCCATCTCGCAGGTGATCGGCTACCTGGTGCTGGAAAACGGGATCTTCATCTTCGGACTGCTGCTGGCCGAGGCGATGCCGTTTATGGTTGAGGCCGGGGCGCTGCTGGATCTGCTGGTGGGGATTTTTGTGATGGGGATCGTGATCAACCATATCAGCCGTGAGTTCTCAAGCGTGGATACCTCGCGCCTGCAGGCGTTGCGGGAGGAATAG
- a CDS encoding respiratory chain complex I subunit 1 family protein — MPSTLFHILLLLLMPPLLLGVINKTKAAFAGRVGAPCLQPYYDLAKLLRKGSVFSSTTTWVFRAGPVVTLAATLVAALLVPLGNHPAIISFNGDMILFAYLFGLARFFTTSAALDTGSAFEGMGAAREVTFACLVEPTLFFILITLARMSKSLSLTPMLLYPSPAVWGEAGAAMLLLVGALFIALLAENCRIPFDDPTTHLELTMIHEVMVLDHSGPAFGLILYGAALKLFVLGAVFVNLALPFKSGNLLVDWAAFAAAMLFLAVLVGVVESVMARLRLVRIPQLLVAATILSAFAMLLIVR; from the coding sequence ATGCCGAGCACCCTGTTTCATATTCTGCTGTTGCTGCTGATGCCGCCGCTGTTGCTGGGGGTGATCAACAAGACCAAGGCCGCCTTTGCCGGGCGGGTGGGGGCACCCTGTCTGCAGCCGTACTATGATCTGGCCAAGCTGCTGCGCAAAGGTTCGGTCTTCAGCAGCACCACCACCTGGGTTTTCCGGGCCGGGCCGGTGGTGACCCTGGCGGCAACCCTGGTGGCGGCGCTGCTGGTGCCGCTGGGCAACCACCCTGCCATCATCTCCTTTAACGGCGACATGATCCTGTTCGCCTACCTGTTCGGTCTGGCACGCTTCTTTACCACCAGTGCCGCCCTTGATACCGGATCTGCCTTTGAAGGGATGGGGGCGGCCCGCGAAGTGACCTTTGCCTGTCTGGTTGAACCGACCCTGTTCTTTATCCTGATCACCCTGGCCCGGATGAGCAAGAGCCTCTCCCTGACCCCGATGCTGCTCTATCCTTCGCCGGCGGTCTGGGGTGAGGCCGGAGCTGCCATGCTGTTGCTGGTGGGGGCGCTGTTCATTGCGCTGTTGGCCGAGAACTGCCGGATTCCCTTTGATGACCCCACCACCCACCTGGAACTGACCATGATCCACGAAGTGATGGTGCTGGATCACAGCGGTCCGGCCTTTGGTCTGATCCTGTACGGTGCAGCCCTGAAGCTGTTTGTGCTGGGAGCCGTCTTTGTCAATCTGGCCCTGCCGTTCAAGAGCGGCAACCTGCTGGTTGACTGGGCTGCCTTTGCGGCGGCCATGCTGTTTCTGGCGGTGCTGGTCGGCGTGGTGGAGTCGGTCATGGCCCGTTTGCGGCTGGTCAGAATTCCGCAACTGCTGGTGGCTGCCACCATCCTTTCCGCCTTTGCCATGTTGCTGATAGTGAGGTGA
- a CDS encoding proton-conducting transporter membrane subunit gives MVFVWNIDVDPVGSLLWAIVLIGLIGLPGLLLKRPGPGQLLSVCITACAALWGMAGALRILGGAPASRYLFDWPLPFGPCELSVDPLSALFLLPLLLAALCCSLYGLAYLPAAAQPAAEKRVTLFSGLLLGSMALVLVARHGVLLLVAWEVMALSSWLLLMTDQQNLQVQRAGTVYLLATHTGSMALFVLFGLLKGESGSFAFPAAHSLALGGTVTLVMLVAALVGFGAKAGIMPLHIWLPGAHANAPSHVSALMSGIMLKIGIYGVIRTVSFFQELPVWFGWLVLLLGAVSAVTGIALASVQSDLKRLLACSSIENIGIICIGLGMALVGLQSGNRVLAVFGLAGAFIHIINHALFKPLLFLGSGAIIHASGTRQIDRMGGLSRVLPRTAPLFLVGSLAICGLPPLNGFVGELFLYFGAFTDGMFSDLPLIGFVAPILALVGGLAVITFVKLFGAIFLGTARDPGPAHGHEAPAAMVLSMGLLAGLCLLAGVGAPLLLQLVAPVVIQYAAVSPQLFAQISGAVPLRQIALLNGLLLAGIVAVWLLWRVLVQRAPVAASGTWGCGYLAPTARMQYTGSAFSELLGGLVSGLVGSRGRLSGLSGLFPASSRFAGATTERILDLMIMPSLRGADWCLAWLRRMQHGHLHLYILYVFATLFVLMVWSQP, from the coding sequence ATGGTCTTTGTCTGGAACATAGACGTTGATCCGGTCGGCAGCCTGTTGTGGGCGATTGTGCTGATCGGGTTAATTGGTCTGCCCGGCCTGCTGTTGAAGCGGCCCGGACCAGGCCAGCTGCTGTCGGTTTGTATCACTGCCTGTGCCGCCTTGTGGGGGATGGCAGGGGCCCTGCGAATTCTCGGCGGTGCCCCTGCCTCCCGCTACCTGTTTGATTGGCCACTCCCGTTCGGCCCCTGCGAACTCTCGGTTGACCCTCTCTCTGCACTCTTTCTGCTCCCGCTGTTACTGGCTGCTCTCTGCTGTTCTCTCTACGGTCTTGCCTATCTGCCCGCGGCTGCCCAGCCCGCTGCCGAAAAGCGGGTTACCCTCTTTTCCGGTCTGTTGCTGGGCTCCATGGCACTGGTGCTGGTGGCCCGCCACGGGGTGCTGTTGCTGGTTGCCTGGGAGGTGATGGCCCTTTCTTCCTGGCTGCTGCTGATGACTGACCAGCAGAACCTGCAGGTGCAACGGGCCGGTACGGTCTACCTGCTGGCCACCCACACCGGCAGCATGGCGCTGTTTGTCCTGTTTGGCCTGCTGAAGGGGGAAAGCGGCTCTTTTGCGTTTCCCGCTGCCCACAGCCTGGCCCTGGGCGGCACGGTGACCCTGGTGATGCTGGTGGCGGCCCTGGTCGGATTTGGCGCCAAGGCCGGCATCATGCCGCTGCATATCTGGTTGCCGGGCGCCCACGCCAATGCTCCCAGCCATGTTTCGGCCCTGATGTCCGGCATCATGCTCAAGATCGGGATCTACGGTGTCATCAGGACGGTTTCCTTCTTTCAGGAGCTGCCGGTCTGGTTCGGCTGGCTGGTGCTGCTGCTGGGGGCGGTCTCGGCGGTTACCGGAATTGCGCTGGCATCGGTACAGAGTGACCTGAAGCGCCTGCTGGCCTGCAGCAGTATCGAAAACATCGGTATCATCTGTATCGGGCTGGGGATGGCCCTGGTGGGACTCCAGTCCGGTAATCGCGTGCTGGCCGTCTTCGGCCTGGCCGGGGCCTTCATCCATATCATCAACCATGCCCTCTTCAAGCCGTTGCTGTTTCTGGGCAGCGGAGCGATCATCCACGCCAGCGGTACCCGCCAGATCGACCGGATGGGGGGGCTCTCCCGCGTCCTGCCCCGCACCGCTCCTCTGTTTCTGGTGGGCTCCCTTGCCATCTGCGGTCTGCCGCCCCTGAACGGTTTTGTCGGCGAGCTGTTCCTCTATTTCGGTGCTTTTACCGACGGTATGTTTTCGGACCTGCCGCTGATCGGTTTTGTGGCGCCAATCCTGGCCCTGGTGGGGGGGCTGGCCGTGATTACCTTTGTCAAGCTGTTCGGCGCGATTTTCCTGGGGACCGCCCGTGATCCCGGACCGGCGCACGGTCACGAGGCACCGGCTGCCATGGTGCTGTCGATGGGGCTTCTGGCCGGACTCTGTCTGCTTGCCGGGGTTGGCGCGCCCTTACTGTTGCAACTGGTGGCGCCGGTGGTGATTCAGTATGCAGCCGTTTCACCGCAGCTGTTTGCCCAGATTTCCGGAGCGGTGCCGTTGCGGCAGATTGCCCTGTTAAACGGTCTGTTGCTGGCCGGAATCGTGGCGGTCTGGCTGCTCTGGCGTGTGCTGGTGCAGCGGGCCCCTGTGGCGGCATCCGGTACCTGGGGCTGCGGCTACCTGGCGCCGACAGCGCGTATGCAGTACACCGGCAGCGCCTTTTCCGAGCTGCTTGGCGGGCTGGTCAGCGGACTGGTCGGATCACGAGGCCGGCTGTCCGGGCTGAGCGGACTTTTTCCAGCCTCAAGCCGTTTTGCCGGTGCCACCACCGAGCGGATACTGGATCTGATGATCATGCCATCCCTGCGTGGGGCGGACTGGTGCCTGGCCTGGCTGCGCCGGATGCAGCACGGGCATCTGCACCTCTATATCCTGTACGTCTTTGCCACCCTGTTTGTCCTGATGGTCTGGAGTCAGCCATGA
- a CDS encoding PTS sugar transporter subunit IIA has translation MQLKAADAAQALHVDEKTVLRWIRNDKLPAEQIRGDYHINRVDLLEWATERGIKVDPAIFELDDSDDTRPLPLLSQALEAGGIHCNVSGSDVQSVLQQVVDLLNLPEELDPDFVLQVLLAREAMGTTAVGDGIAIPHVRNPLLLRLPVPRVSLCFLAQPVDFGAMDGKPVQILFTITSPTVRTHLHLLSKLAYALRDERLRQALKNSCRPELILATLRQIESEIGKASP, from the coding sequence ATGCAACTCAAGGCAGCCGACGCGGCTCAGGCCCTGCATGTGGATGAAAAAACCGTCCTGCGCTGGATCAGGAACGACAAACTGCCGGCTGAACAGATCCGGGGGGACTACCATATCAACCGGGTTGATCTGCTGGAGTGGGCCACTGAGCGGGGCATCAAGGTCGATCCGGCCATTTTTGAACTTGACGACAGCGACGATACCCGGCCGCTACCGCTCTTGAGCCAGGCCCTGGAGGCGGGCGGGATTCACTGCAACGTCAGCGGCAGCGATGTGCAGTCCGTCTTGCAGCAGGTGGTGGATCTGCTCAATCTGCCCGAAGAACTTGACCCTGATTTTGTGTTGCAGGTACTGTTGGCCCGGGAAGCGATGGGTACCACGGCGGTAGGTGACGGCATCGCCATCCCCCATGTCCGTAACCCGCTGCTGCTGCGTCTGCCGGTGCCCAGGGTATCGCTCTGTTTTCTGGCGCAGCCGGTCGACTTCGGGGCTATGGATGGCAAACCGGTGCAGATCCTGTTCACCATCACCAGCCCCACGGTACGCACCCACCTGCACCTGCTCTCAAAGCTGGCCTATGCCCTGCGGGATGAGCGCCTGCGTCAGGCCCTAAAGAACTCCTGCCGGCCGGAGCTGATTCTGGCAACCCTGCGCCAGATTGAGAGCGAGATCGGCAAGGCAAGCCCATGA
- a CDS encoding proton-conducting transporter membrane subunit encodes MSCAAGGLDPTLLLISAVLLAALSGLPALLKLLSPVAAQRLAVTLISAAALLGLGAAISALLSGRTVAYSVTIPLPFGPHLLGLDPLSALFVIPILLVACSCSIYSLGYWPANQHSRTAGKLTFFFGLLVAALLWVLMARSAGLFLIGWEIMALAAYFVLTTNDDDAEVRSAGSLYLICTHTGTLALFALFSLLAARTGSFLLPQAGSLDGAAPLATAALLVALLGFGLKAGIMPLHIWLPGAHANAPSHISAIMSGVILKIGIYGLIRTLSFFNAVPLWWGITLLALGVISGVVGVAFAIGQHDLKRLLAYHSIENIGIICIGIGVALIGAANGSNLLILLGMGGALLHVINHALFKALLFLGAGSLIHAIGTREIDRMGGLLRRMPWTACFFLIGAVAICGLPPLNGFVSELLIYLGLFNGAMQGSGAAAVALAAPFLALVGGLAVACFVKVFGVVFLGTPRSEQAARAHEAGSSMKLPMALLALACISIGLLPALLAPLLDRAVIAWHPGLAASELRLGVAAPLGWVTLLGLALLLAIALFYRISQRRSSDPASETWGCGYLAPTSRMQYSASSFADILVSLFAGILRPHCHQPEVSGPFPPSTSFASHLPETVLERVYLPFLAWANQKLTPLRHLQHGHLHLYILYTLLTLIALLAIPL; translated from the coding sequence ATGAGCTGCGCAGCCGGGGGGCTTGATCCAACACTGCTGCTGATCAGCGCGGTGCTGCTTGCCGCCCTGTCCGGTCTGCCAGCGTTGTTAAAGCTGCTTTCCCCGGTCGCTGCCCAGCGTCTGGCCGTCACCCTGATCAGCGCTGCCGCCTTGCTGGGGCTTGGCGCTGCAATCAGCGCCCTGCTTTCCGGCCGCACCGTCGCTTACAGCGTGACCATCCCGCTTCCCTTCGGCCCGCATCTGCTGGGGCTTGACCCCCTCTCAGCCCTGTTCGTGATTCCGATTCTGCTGGTGGCCTGCAGCTGCAGCATCTACAGCCTGGGCTACTGGCCGGCCAACCAACATTCCCGCACTGCCGGCAAGCTCACCTTTTTCTTCGGGCTGCTGGTGGCAGCGCTGCTCTGGGTGCTGATGGCCCGTTCAGCGGGCCTGTTTCTGATCGGCTGGGAGATCATGGCCCTGGCGGCCTACTTTGTGCTGACCACCAACGACGATGACGCCGAGGTGCGCAGCGCAGGCAGCCTCTACCTGATCTGCACCCATACCGGCACCCTGGCGCTGTTTGCACTGTTTTCCCTGCTGGCGGCCCGGACCGGCAGTTTTCTGCTGCCACAGGCCGGCAGCCTTGACGGCGCAGCCCCCCTGGCAACGGCAGCGCTACTGGTTGCCCTGCTGGGCTTCGGCCTCAAGGCCGGCATCATGCCGCTGCATATCTGGCTCCCCGGCGCCCACGCCAACGCCCCCAGCCATATCTCGGCCATCATGTCCGGGGTGATCCTCAAGATCGGCATCTACGGCCTGATCCGCACCCTCTCCTTCTTTAACGCCGTCCCGCTCTGGTGGGGCATCACCCTCCTGGCCCTGGGGGTCATCTCAGGAGTCGTCGGTGTGGCCTTTGCCATTGGCCAGCATGACCTGAAACGGCTGCTGGCCTACCACAGCATTGAAAATATCGGCATCATCTGCATCGGCATCGGGGTGGCTTTGATCGGCGCCGCAAACGGATCAAACCTGCTGATCCTGCTGGGGATGGGAGGGGCACTGCTGCATGTGATCAACCATGCCCTCTTCAAGGCGCTGCTGTTCCTGGGGGCCGGCTCCCTGATCCATGCCATCGGCACCAGAGAGATCGACCGGATGGGCGGTCTGTTGCGCCGGATGCCCTGGACCGCCTGCTTTTTCCTGATCGGCGCTGTTGCCATCTGCGGCCTGCCGCCCCTGAACGGCTTTGTCAGTGAGCTGCTGATCTACCTGGGTCTGTTCAACGGCGCCATGCAGGGCAGCGGTGCTGCAGCGGTTGCCCTGGCAGCACCGTTTCTGGCACTGGTGGGCGGACTGGCCGTGGCCTGCTTTGTCAAGGTCTTTGGGGTGGTCTTCCTGGGGACGCCCCGCTCTGAACAGGCCGCCCGGGCCCACGAAGCCGGCAGCAGCATGAAGCTTCCCATGGCGCTGCTGGCGCTGGCCTGCATCAGCATCGGCCTGCTGCCGGCCCTGCTGGCGCCGCTGTTGGACCGTGCCGTTATCGCCTGGCATCCCGGCCTGGCAGCCTCAGAGCTGCGGCTTGGCGTTGCAGCACCACTGGGCTGGGTCACCCTGCTGGGGCTTGCCCTGCTTCTGGCGATTGCCCTTTTCTACCGGATCAGCCAGCGCCGCAGCAGCGATCCGGCCAGTGAAACCTGGGGCTGCGGCTATCTGGCCCCCACCAGCCGGATGCAGTACAGCGCCTCATCATTTGCCGACATCCTGGTCAGCCTGTTTGCCGGCATCCTGCGGCCCCACTGCCACCAGCCGGAGGTCAGCGGACCGTTCCCGCCATCCACCAGCTTTGCAAGCCACCTGCCCGAGACGGTACTGGAGCGGGTCTATCTGCCGTTCCTGGCCTGGGCCAATCAAAAACTGACCCCATTGCGCCACCTGCAGCATGGCCATCTGCACCTCTATATTCTGTACACCCTGCTGACATTGATTGCCCTGCTGGCCATTCCCCTGTAA
- a CDS encoding DUF3124 domain-containing protein: protein MSFLNRLLSLVAAGIFCLTLSAVPGWSAEPQRTRGQTVYVPAYSHVFTGPRANPYNLAISLTVRNTDPSAGMTVTAIDYHDHNGRLIRRYAPSPLSLAPLASSYVHLEEKDTSGGFAPKFIVRWEASRPISAPLIEAVMIGATSGQGISFVSRGQVLQER, encoded by the coding sequence ATGTCCTTTCTGAATCGACTGTTGTCCCTCGTTGCCGCCGGTATTTTCTGCCTGACACTGTCGGCCGTCCCAGGCTGGTCCGCAGAGCCCCAACGCACACGGGGACAGACCGTCTATGTCCCGGCCTACTCCCATGTCTTTACCGGACCACGGGCCAACCCGTACAACCTGGCCATCAGCCTGACGGTCAGAAACACCGACCCTTCCGCCGGTATGACCGTGACCGCCATTGACTACCACGACCACAACGGCCGGCTGATCCGCCGCTATGCCCCCTCCCCCCTCAGCCTGGCACCACTGGCCTCCAGCTATGTGCATCTGGAAGAGAAGGACACCAGCGGAGGGTTCGCCCCCAAATTCATTGTCCGCTGGGAGGCCTCGCGCCCCATCAGCGCACCGCTGATTGAGGCGGTCATGATCGGCGCCACCTCAGGCCAGGGGATCTCCTTTGTCAGCCGGGGGCAGGTGCTGCAGGAACGCTAA